TGGCCGTCAGGGTACCCGCCAAGCTATCAATGCAGGTGAAAGCCCGTCAGCCGTGTTTTCGGCGGATCGTCACCGGGAGGTAGGACAATGGCGGGGTCGCGCTGTGATCCCGGTCACGGTACGGCACGATAGGGGCCATGACAGTGACCGAATCGACGGCTTCCAAGAGCACCCCACCCAAGAAACACAAGGACCGCACCCATTGGCTCTATATCGCGGTCATCGTCGCGGTGGTGCTGGGCGTCGCGGTCGGCCTGCTGTGGCCGGGATTCGGGAAATCGGTGGGCGTGCTCGGTGAGATCTTCGTGAGCCTCATCAAGATGATGATCAGTCCGGTCATCTTCTGCACGATCGTGTTGGGCATCGGCTCGGTGCGCAAGGCCGCCAGCGTGGGTCGTGTCGGCGGGTTGGCGTTCGTCTACTTCCTGGCGATGTCCACGGTCGCGCTGGCGATCGGGCTGGTGGTCGGCAACCTGCTCGCGCCCGGCACCGGCTTGCACCTGTCCACCGCGAATCAGGGCGCGGGGGCCAAGTACGCCGACCAGGCCCACGCTGCCGGCGGCACCTGGCACTTCATCAAATCGATTGTGCCGGAGACCATGTTCTCGGCACTGACCTCCGGCAGCGTGCTGCAGACGCTGTTCATCGCACTACTGGTCGGCTTCGCGGTACAGGCGCTCGGATCCACCGGGGAATCGATCGTGCGCGGTATCGGGATGCTTCAGAAGCTGGTCTTCAAGGTCCTCATCATGGTGCTGTGGCTGGCGCCTATCGGCGCCTTCGGTGCCATCGCCAATGTGGTCGGCCAAACCGGCTGGAACGCCGTCAAGGAACTGGGCGCACTGATGCTCGGCTTCTACACCACGTGCGTGATCTTCATCTTCGGTGTGCTGGGCGCGCTGCTGTGGGCAGTGGCCCGGGTATCGATCTTCAAGCTGGTGCGCTACCTGGCACGCGAATACCTGCTCATCGTCTCGACCTCGTCCTCCGAATCGGCGCTGCCGCGGCTGATCGCCAAGATGACTCACCTCGGCGTGGAGAAGTCGACGGTGGGAATCGTTGTCCCGACCGGATACTCGTTCAACCTGGATGGGACGGCGATCTATCTGACGATGGCTTCGCTGTTCGTCGCCGACGCGATGGGCAAGCCGCTGTCGATCGGCGAGCAGGTCTCACTGCTGGCGTTCATGATCATCGCCTCCAAAGGTGCGGCCGGGGTGACCGGGGCCGGAATGGCAACGCTGGCGGGTGGATTGCAAAGCCATCGGCCCGATCTGGTCGACGGAGTGGGCATGATCGTCGGCATCGACCGGTTCATGTCCGAGGCGCGGGCGTTGACCAATTTCTCCGGGAACGCGGTGGCCACGCTGCTCATCGGAACCTGGACCAAGACGACGGACCGCGACCGGATCAAGTCCGTGCTCTCGGGGGCGGAGCCGTTCGACGAGACGACCATGCTCGACGATCACGTGGGTGATGTCGAGGCTGAGAAGGCACCCGTGCAGGCGGCCGGATGAGACGTCAGCCCATCCGGTAGGGATAGTTGGCGACGATCGCATCGGTGCGGTCGATGAGGTTGGCCGTCAGCACGATCCCGGTTTGGTTGTGCAGGACCTGATGCCAGCGACGCTTGGTCTTGATCTCGGTGATGAGCACTGTCACCTGACGGCCGTCGCATTGTCGCTTCTTGACGTATTCCACCAGCGGAGTCACCAGGGACCGATGCGCGGTAGGAAGCACGACCAGTTCCAGGCCCGGATTCCATTGCGCCCAACGCTTGGTCATCGCGTTGGCCTTCTGATCGGTGCGGCTGATGGTGACCGGAACCACCTCGCCGCCCAGATGCAGCGCAGCCTCCAAGAGGTGCACCGTTCGCTTGTTGATGTCGTCGATGGGCACGATCACCAGCGGTGTCTGGTCCGGGGGGGTCGGCGTCAGAGCAGGCAATTCATCCAGCGCCAGTTCGCGTTTGACGCCCTGATAGTAGGACTCGGTGCGTCCGAACAGGAGGATGAGCAGCGGGATCACGATGACGAGCAGCCAAGCGCCCTCGGAGAACTTGCTGACGAAGAACACCACCATCGCGAGGGCCGACAGCGTGGCCCCGAAGCCGTTCAACGCGGCCTTCCAATGCCAGCCGGGGGTACGCGCGCCGAACCAGTGCTTGACCA
The nucleotide sequence above comes from Mycobacteroides saopaulense. Encoded proteins:
- a CDS encoding cation:dicarboxylate symporter family transporter, encoding MTVTESTASKSTPPKKHKDRTHWLYIAVIVAVVLGVAVGLLWPGFGKSVGVLGEIFVSLIKMMISPVIFCTIVLGIGSVRKAASVGRVGGLAFVYFLAMSTVALAIGLVVGNLLAPGTGLHLSTANQGAGAKYADQAHAAGGTWHFIKSIVPETMFSALTSGSVLQTLFIALLVGFAVQALGSTGESIVRGIGMLQKLVFKVLIMVLWLAPIGAFGAIANVVGQTGWNAVKELGALMLGFYTTCVIFIFGVLGALLWAVARVSIFKLVRYLAREYLLIVSTSSSESALPRLIAKMTHLGVEKSTVGIVVPTGYSFNLDGTAIYLTMASLFVADAMGKPLSIGEQVSLLAFMIIASKGAAGVTGAGMATLAGGLQSHRPDLVDGVGMIVGIDRFMSEARALTNFSGNAVATLLIGTWTKTTDRDRIKSVLSGAEPFDETTMLDDHVGDVEAEKAPVQAAG